One window of Cydia strobilella chromosome 10, ilCydStro3.1, whole genome shotgun sequence genomic DNA carries:
- the LOC134744758 gene encoding partner of bursicon, with amino-acid sequence MALYNSKRLVLLVLEFSFVTLVTCSADENCETSLSEILVTKEQYDEMGRLVRSCNGEVTVNKCEGMCSSQVHPSIATVTGFLKECHCCRENYLRERIVTLSHCYNADGVRLDDPKYAVMEIRLQEPDECQCFKCGDYSR; translated from the exons ATGGCTTTATATAATTCTAAACGTTTAGTTCTACTTGTTTTAGAATTTTCATTCGTTACTTTAGTTACTTGTTCAGCTGATGAAAATTGTGAAACATCTCTGAGTGAGATATTGGTCACAAAGG AACAGTATGACGAAATGGGAAGACTGGTCAGATCATGTAATGGAGAGGTCACTGTGAACAAATGTGAAGGAATGTGCAGTAGCCAAGTGCACCCTTCTATTGCAACTGTTACAGGGTTTTTAAAG gaATGTCACTGCTGTAGAGAAAATTACCTCAGAGAACGTATCGTTACACTTTCACATTGTTACAATGCCGATGGGGTAAGGCTGGATGATCCTAAATACGCTGTCATGGAAATAAGGCTTCAAGAGCCAGACGAATGCCAATGTTTTAAATGTGGAGACTATAGCCGATGA